GAAGTGGGGCCGTCGACGGTGACAGAGACGGAGGAAGAGGGAGAGCTatcggctgccggcggttggaagcgaatcggaaatggatggggagccgcggcggacgaacacGATGAAGCTGATGACGCTGGAGGCGGAAGGGAGACGGAACGTGGCGGGGCAGGTAGAGACGCGGCGTGCACGGAGAAGGGATGGTGGACGGCGGCGCTGAACggaatagagagagagagatggctGCGGCGCGCGAGGATGGTGAAGACGAAAAGAAGAAGGGGGCTCGCGAGGgtttcccttctttttcttttttttttttcttttttttaaatatatatatataaattaaataataataataattattaaaaataaaatattaatataataataatatattaaatgaaattaattaaagtttatattaaaatattactattaaataattaattattaaataataatattagtattttaaataaataagaaataataaataaaataaaaaaattatcaatattaaaataaaatgataaattacctaatgataataatataaataaatattatattattattttatcgcttacaaaaaaatcctaaattcccgaaaaattcacataaaatactaaaattttacctcgatcttcggggcgttacattaacccttgaaggtatacaacatccttgtcattgtaggatgcttttttcaagaactgatatgttaggatgtatgataaccttccccatggatagcctttgaagatttcttcattattcaatatgtctagatgtaggagatttatgtggttgtgttgcaGCTTGTCATTGtaggatgcttttttcaagaactgatatgttaggatgtatgataaccttccccatggatagcctttgaagatttcttcattattcaatatgtctagatgtaggagatttatgtggttgtgttgcagcttgggaattaaaaatgcttctaagatatagaggttaactagtttttctttcaatgaatCTTACTCGTTGCACaacgctttgaaagttctttctacatctcttcttgttataaagtcatcataACGGAAAAGTGCATTTTtcagaccattttcttttctttctcgtAGATTTAACTCAGGGAATTTGTGATCTTTTAATCCAGTCATAAAACAAAAGTCTTTCAGcccaaattctgctatatgtccattgaagttgaaagcaaggacattagttttttttttgtatgacattgttttcttaatagaaaatttaggaattgtgttggtattttggccattttaatgttaaggaactggccaaaaggactgtttgtcaaaacttgagaaagaattcttttgattattttttacttgatctgattcaatgtttctaaactatagtatacagtaattctaaggtttttttttcatcttccataataatatcatttggatagtgtttcacctgttgaatgacataataaataatatgtttcaaacaaatgtaagttttaacaaatttacaaatgcagagtgctataaagaaaaagatacataaatatacaacgctatacagacagatattcatattctagtttgttacctttactcctttttctttcttcatttttctttcttctgtctttgCTTTACACCTTATTGATTTGCTACACGATGCTTGTTGGCTCTTgatcaccatctatttgtaaaaaagaagactaatataaattatattcaatgaaatatatacaatcagTAAAGAAACAGACGTCTTTGTATGTGggatagatcgtgatagataATAGATTGATCGAAATTAATATAGATTAagacctctttgtatgcgatatagatcgtggtagatatatgtagatgatggagatagatcgaaatgaatatagactcaTACCTCGTATATGCGACATAAATCGTGGTAGATATAtgtagatgatggagatagatcgaaatgaacaTAGATTCAAACCTTTTTTTATGCAAGTCAGATCGTCGATCACGACagttctgttgaagtagttactAGGATATAAACGATTGACAAGGAAGATGATGAACGAAAAAGTTtgagcaagttccttcacctttttatagccccttcattttgatggcatttttgtaattatgagttattggagtttctgtaaatgttcgtttatacttatataaatgatcgttgaaatttctctacatgatcgtgtataattaaactttttcgtcatattttactgtttattaccttatcgtttatatatatgattatcgtttatataatCTGCAGAATCGTGTATtattatcgtttatattttcaatCATGATTAGACGCACATATGAGATAATTGTTAAAGATAATTTACGCGATCGTTAAAGATAATCgttaaagtattttattatcatttagcttttattttttatcgtttatgtattttgtaatttacaagatcgtgtatcaattttatattattctacacgatgCCGTCTAATAATCATTTATTAACATTAGTCGAGCGCGTGCGGACGATTAATCATGTGTTtattggggtatttttggtatttcgcattgtgggcctataggctttttccgtttctgaaattgttctatagagcgTAAATAacttgccgctttgttatattattgaaaaaacTCCTTTTTGATAAGTGAATTACAATTTATTAagagtcttttcaaaaatataaaaaagcggcaaaatatttacactctataaaacaattccaaaaacgaaaaaagcgcagagacccaccgtgtaaaataccaaaaatgccccatcaaccacgcgtcaacaacgcacgcgtaatatatttgcgatcgtttagatttggttattatttgataaatgatcatcttggctacaatttatatgcgattgtttatatatgactacaatttatacgcaatcgtttagatatggttacaatttatcttttcaattctatcgtttaattttgttacacaatcatttaatttggttacacgatcgtttagatttgatcgtttagatttagggacccaaatctaaaagatttttttttaaaaaaaatttggtacacgatttttttaattcttttggtacacgatcgtttagatttctttatacgatcgtttactttttctacatgattgtttatttttttttacatgatcgtttacatttgactactccaatctaaatgaattttttttcaagattatttatatacaatcttttatttttttacacgatcatctactccaatctaaatgattttttttaagattctttatacacaatcttttatttttttacatgattgtttacttttttacacaatagtttacatttggctactccaatctaaatgattttttttcaagattctttatacacgacttaaaaaagataaagaagaaagacgatgaaaagaaatcgtagaagaaagacgatgaaaagaaatcgtagcaaaaaaagaagaaaaaaagtagaaagatgatggaaaagtggaaaaaaaagaggcaaagaagaaaaacgatgaaaatattaaacgacgtaaataaagaattgaaaaataagaaagatgatggaaagaaattgcagaggaaagaagaaagatgaaatcgcaagaggaagactatgaaagaaatagtaggaGAAAGACGACGAAAGAAATAAGAGAAAGACGAAtcataaagaagaaaaaagagatgaaagggcagacctgaaatatttaaaatagtttGGCGTTTTATTAAGTTTACAAAAATTTCCCATTTTATTATCTCAACGACTGAATTAAGCATTCCCTAAACGTTCTATACAAAAgtgtaaaattttgaaaaaaaataaaatgccACTTctccgaaaaaaaaaaaaattatttgtttcCCTCCGCACTTTTGCTCGCTCCTTCTTCGCTGCTGCCGCATAACACCGGCAGTTCAAAatttgtgtgtgtttttttttccgACTCTCCAATtgtgaagatttttttttcgtCTAAGTTTCTGAAGTTAAATATGTGAGTTCAGAAATTGGCTTTCCTGTTTCTCTGCCCACCTCATGATTTTTAGATGGTTTTCTATCTCTCTCTTTTCTCCTGTGAACTGGGTGTTGTACTTTTTGTCCATATGGATTCAGTATTGACATAATGGGTCAATGGAATGTAAAATATGGACCAGGTGTTCGTATTTGcatttcaattaattttttttatgatagtGCTGctcatatttatatttaaattctCGCTTTTGGAACTTGATATGATACCCTTGGATGAAATGCTAATATGCGAATGCTATGCTTCCTCaattggtttttcttttaagcTTTTATATTCTGTTTTCTGCTGTGTGTGATTAGAGGAGGCTTTAAGTACATATAGCTTAGCTGTTTCTTGTAAACAAAGATTAAGTTTTGCAACGCAACAGTTTTGcaatttcttctttcatttgcTTGTGGCTTTCTACAGTTTTTCGATTATGTTCACCTGTATAGTAATAGATTTATTTTATGATTTTACTATATATCTATCTGGCGGCCTGCATTACAAGATGAACTttagttttgttattttattaaaagGTTGCTAGCTTACATTCtaagttttttttcaaattgtttgtATAAGCCAACTGGAAATTCTGCAAATTAATTTGTATTTGTAATGTTCTATTTAAGGTATTGGGAGATTAATGATTATGCTTACCagatttttattttgttagatTTTCAGATGAGCTTGGGCTATTCATCTGTTCTCGTTGATTCTAGTTATCAATTGTGAAGGAAAGTTCCATAAGAAATTTCTGGACTGCCGTATTTGAGTGACAATCTTAGCAAGTTCACTTATGTCTTCACTTGTTAAGACTTCTCCCTTCTTTTTATATTTCACTAAAATTCCGTGGGTATTTCCCTGCCAGAACACCCTTCGAGCTAGCCTCCAAACATATAGCTGCCGGTCTATTgtgttttcaaaaaatatacTGAAATACAGTTGCAACAGTTACTTCCCGATACACACAGTTCGATATTTATGTAATGTTGCTTCGGCTGCCACTTCATCTGTTCATGCATCCTCAACACCTTCTTCCAATAAAGGCTCCTACaaattaaggaagaaattaATGAAGAAAGACTCCAGGGATGCACCAGAGAATGTGCTTAGATATAAATTAGATATGTGCTCAAAATATGGACAAGTTGTCAAAGCACTTGAGCTTTATGATGAGGCACGAAGTGATGGCGTCCAGCTTATCCTACATCACTATAATGTATTGCTCTATTTGTGCTCTTCCCCTAGTTTGCTTGAAACAAGTGGGGCTAACAACTTATTAAGTGTGGTCCTCAGCAGGGGTCTTGAGATATATCAGCAAATGATTACTGATAAAGTATCCCCAAACGAGGCTACATTTACTAGTCTTGCAAGAATTGCAGGTGCAATGGATGATCCagaaatggcattttctttggTGAAGCAGATGGAGGATTATCATATTGCACCAAGATTGAGGTCATATGGACCAGCGCTGTTTGGTTTCTGTAGGAAGCTAATGCCCGAAGGAGCTTATGAAGTTGATTCTCACATGCTTGCATCTGCGGTAGAACCTGAAGAACCTGAGCTTTCTGCTCTTCTAAAACTCAGTTCTGATGTGAAGAGGGCTGATAAAGTCTATGAGTTGTTGCATCGGTTAAGAAGAACAGTGAGGCAGGTTTCTGAACCTACTGCCAAAGTTATTGAAGATTGGTTCAATTCTGAAAGTGCATCAGAAGTTGGAAAGAAACATTGGGATGTGGACAAGGTTAGGGAAGGTATCGTTAGACGTGGTGGAGGGTGGCATGGAGAAGGTTGGCTGGGTAGTGGTAAGTGGAGGCTGGTGAGAACTGGAATTGATGATAATGGTGTTTGTCATTCATGTGCTCAAAAACTTGTTTGCATTGATATTGATCCAAAAGAAACTGAAGACTTTGCTTCCTCATTGACCAAGTTGGCTAACCAAAGAGTTAAAGATAATTTTGGTAAATTCCGGGTATGATATTTCTTTTGCCATCCCCAAAATCTATGATGTGAAGTTCATGGAGTGAATATTTTGCAATAGTTACCTGTTTGGGAACTTTTATGTAGCGCAATTAAGTATATATCTGAAATATTTGAGTGGGTagatcaattttttaaaatatttttaaatttaacattttattTTCGTGGAAAAAATTGATTTACCAATTTCTTGGAGCTACAAGGTATCTAACAGTGAGCTACAAGGTCTCAATTTTCGTTTCTTCTTCAACGGTTTTGTTGTCCACCATCAAGAGTCTCAACTCCTTGCTTTTGCACTTGTGTCCCACAATGAACTTCTCATCACATTTGAGATACAATGCATGTGCTCTTTCCTTAATTGGAGTTTAACGTGTGTCAACTCTTTGTAGGgatattcttttagaaaattttgataatGACCTGCTAGTGTGATGGTTAGGATGAGATTGACTTCTACGGCCTTGGGCTGGTCCTTAACTAAACTATTAAGCCAAAATGTCAGCTGGCTGTTTTTTGGTGGCTTGATTGGGCCAGGGCTTGACTTTGATGCCACAGTCAGATTTATGCCTTCCACTTTTTGGTTTGCTTTCATAATCTGGCTGAAGCCCACCCGTTCAAGGCATACTCATTACTTTTGCTATCACATCTACGTCAAGGCCATTTAGAAACGTGCTCTCTAAGACTTCTTCTAACAAATGTGGAAGAGGTGCTGCCAGAGCCTTAAATCTGTCCATGAATTCTACTAATATCTGCTTTTGCAGCAGATGGAATCAGGTTCACATTTTCTCTTTCAAGTCAAACCATCCTTGAATGGGTAAAGGTGATCACTGCCATGGTCACTTTTTTGGTCTTCGAGAATTGATGgataccaaaataaatttatgcCCTACGCAACCACGCGTCCAATTGCTCCCCTCAGTTGTTCTATGTTAAATTTCTAATGTTGCCTTTCTCtcccttctctttctttattatCCAACAAAGCTAGTTGCTCGTCTTGAGTCTTCCTTCTGTGTCCATTGCCTTGGTTATCTTTTAAGTGAATACGAACATTGCGAGCCATTTGGTTCTCTTCCATTATCTGTTGCggattttccattttttcaaaTATGCGTTCAATATGCTTTGCCATTTGCGCTATTGAGTTTTATAACTCTGTTATCTTTTACACGCCTTCTTTAACTTCTGCTAGATGCCTTTATGGAACTTCCGCCTTTCTTTGCATCTTTTTGGACATTTTCCTTGACTTTCCCATAACAATGGCTTTGGTATGAGTGTGGTATTTCATTcacaatataataaattaacAAAGATACAAAGATATAGATACATAATACATCATTCCCATTAA
The sequence above is drawn from the Cucumis melo cultivar AY chromosome 2, USDA_Cmelo_AY_1.0, whole genome shotgun sequence genome and encodes:
- the LOC103487238 gene encoding proteinaceous RNase P 1, chloroplastic/mitochondrial-like isoform X2, coding for MSSLVKTSPFFLYFTKIPWVFPCQNTLRASLQTYSCRSIVFSKNILKYSCNSYFPIHTVRYLCNVASAATSSVHASSTPSSNKGSYKLRKKLMKKDSRDAPENVLRYKLDMCSKYGQVVKALELYDEARSDGVQLILHHYNVLLYLCSSPSLLETSGANNLLSVVLSRGLEIYQQMITDKVSPNEATFTSLARIAGAMDDPEMAFSLVKQMEDYHIAPRLRSYGPALFGFCRKLMPEGAYEVDSHMLASAVEPEEPELSALLKLSSDVKRADKVYELLHRLRRTVRQVSEPTAKVIEDWFNSESASEVGKKHWDVDKVREGIVRRGGGWHGEGWLGSGKWRLVRTGIDDNGVCHSCAQKLVCIDIDPKETEDFASSLTKLANQRVKDNFGKFRVWLEKHGPFDAVIDGANVGIENDHFSFIQLKRAVYRMRELSPSKKMPLIILHTRRVTEGPARYPNNMKLIEIWKNCGALYATPYTSNDDWYWLYAAVRFKCLLLTNDEMRDHLFQLLGNTFFPQWKEKHQVRWSISRNGLKLHMPPPYSIVIQESENGSLHIPTTTGDDIETPKQWLCVTRPTNTSKSGFE
- the LOC103487238 gene encoding proteinaceous RNase P 1, chloroplastic/mitochondrial-like isoform X1, giving the protein MSSLVKTSPFFLYFTKIPWVFPCQNTLRASLQTYSCRSIVFSKNILKYSCNSYFPIHTVRYLCNVASAATSSVHASSTPSSNKGSYKLRKKLMKKDSRDAPENVLRYKLDMCSKYGQVVKALELYDEARSDGVQLILHHYNVLLYLCSSPSLLETSGANNLLSVVLSRGLEIYQQMITDKVSPNEATFTSLARIAGAMDDPEMAFSLVKQMEDYHIAPRLRSYGPALFGFCRKLMPEGAYEVDSHMLASAVEPEEPELSALLKLSSDVKRADKVYELLHRLRRTVRQVSEPTAKVIEDWFNSESASEVGKKHWDVDKVREGIVRRGGGWHGEGWLGSGKWRLVRTGIDDNGVCHSCAQKLVCIDIDPKETEDFASSLTKLANQRVKDNFGKFRVWLEKHGPFDAVIDGANVGIENDHFSFIQLKRAVYRMRELSPSKKMPLIILHTRRVTEGPARYPNNMKLIEIWKNCGALYATPYTSNDDWYWLYAAVRFKCLLLTNDEMRDHLFQLLGNTFFPQWKEKHQVRWSISRNGLKLHMPPPYSIVIQESENGSLHIPTTTGIIKTQASGALLKLRFIGRLALSEFVVFVILEACMSSLCKSENNQGISFC